A genomic stretch from Bacterioplanes sanyensis includes:
- a CDS encoding FIST signal transduction protein has translation MQIRIASSNARDASSACDEVIQTLADGHWSLIIAGFNTEHDASLLQQRLTQAFDCPIMAGSSCLGALGIEQQTQAQAGLVLWALADHSGNYGVGACSQGDDPRQAAQQALEKALAQSGREYESPALLWCILPPGQEECVLQGFSDVVGPNVPVLGGSSADNDVSGQWQQFHRQGVGVDLIQVAVFFPSGSVGVSFSSGYQPSGQTLVATQVAGRQLMELDGQPAAQRFNQCIDGAIEQQLEGGNVLALTTLHPLGRCIPMADGPDDYLLSHPDAVTESGALTLFSEVAQDESLELMTGSIDGLVNRAGKVLENARQLLPKEEKPVGALMIYCAGCMLTIGEQVHAMAADVHANAAMPIMGLYTFGEQGCFVDGQNRHGNLMISAVVFGQ, from the coding sequence ATGCAAATTCGAATCGCCAGCTCCAACGCTCGAGATGCCAGCAGCGCCTGCGATGAAGTGATCCAGACTCTGGCCGATGGCCACTGGAGTCTGATTATTGCCGGCTTCAATACCGAGCACGATGCCAGCTTGCTGCAACAGCGGCTGACGCAGGCATTTGACTGTCCCATCATGGCCGGCTCTTCGTGTTTGGGCGCCTTGGGCATCGAACAACAAACCCAGGCGCAAGCCGGGCTGGTGCTGTGGGCGTTGGCGGATCACAGCGGCAATTATGGCGTGGGTGCGTGCTCTCAAGGCGATGATCCACGACAGGCGGCGCAACAGGCGTTGGAAAAAGCGTTGGCGCAGTCTGGGCGTGAATACGAAAGCCCGGCGCTATTGTGGTGTATTTTGCCGCCGGGTCAGGAAGAATGCGTACTGCAGGGCTTTAGCGATGTGGTGGGGCCCAACGTACCTGTGTTGGGCGGCAGCAGTGCCGATAACGACGTGTCCGGCCAATGGCAGCAGTTTCATCGCCAAGGAGTGGGGGTTGACCTGATTCAGGTGGCGGTGTTTTTCCCATCGGGCAGTGTTGGCGTGTCGTTCAGCTCCGGCTATCAGCCCAGCGGCCAAACCTTAGTCGCTACGCAAGTGGCGGGGCGTCAGCTAATGGAGCTCGATGGCCAGCCCGCAGCACAGCGCTTTAATCAATGCATTGATGGCGCCATTGAGCAACAGCTGGAAGGCGGCAATGTGTTGGCGCTGACCACGCTGCATCCACTGGGGCGGTGCATTCCGATGGCCGATGGCCCGGATGATTATTTGCTCAGCCATCCGGATGCGGTTACTGAGAGCGGCGCGCTGACGCTGTTCTCCGAAGTGGCGCAGGATGAATCGCTGGAGCTGATGACGGGCAGTATCGATGGGCTGGTGAATCGCGCCGGTAAGGTGCTGGAAAATGCCCGTCAGCTGCTGCCGAAAGAGGAAAAACCGGTGGGAGCGTTAATGATTTATTGTGCCGGTTGCATGCTCACCATCGGCGAGCAAGTGCATGCCATGGCGGCTGACGTGCACGCTAATGCAGCGATGCCGATCATGGGCCTCTATACCTTTGGTGAGCAGGGCTGTTTTGTCGACGGCCAAAATCGTCATGGCAACTTAATGATCTCGGCGGTGGTTTTTGGCCAATGA
- a CDS encoding glutathione S-transferase family protein, protein MADIRLYQYPISPFCEKVRRALCAKQLDYDIDNVSLWQTLTGRVKSLSRIGKLPVLTINGQVIADSTNIIEELDQRFPTIPLLPDAPEDRAMVHFFEDWADESLYFIEVYLRFGLKANAPQWAQLITADDHPLLAPLFRLLAPGMVAKTAYVQGTGRKSWPLIEHDLRRHCQSLASWLSGKRWLVAYQLTLADIAVASQLSAIIATPEGKAIVEPFPEIIAWLERVNEVTLPPANAGA, encoded by the coding sequence ATGGCCGACATTCGCTTGTATCAATATCCGATCTCTCCGTTTTGCGAAAAAGTACGGCGAGCCCTGTGTGCCAAGCAGCTGGATTACGACATCGACAACGTCAGCCTGTGGCAGACACTCACCGGGCGAGTGAAAAGTCTTAGCCGCATCGGCAAGCTACCGGTATTGACCATCAATGGTCAGGTCATCGCCGACTCCACCAATATTATCGAAGAGCTGGATCAGCGTTTTCCCACCATTCCCTTGCTGCCAGATGCGCCGGAAGATCGTGCCATGGTGCATTTTTTCGAAGATTGGGCCGATGAGAGCTTGTATTTTATCGAGGTGTATTTGCGCTTCGGGCTAAAAGCCAATGCGCCGCAATGGGCGCAGCTAATCACCGCCGACGATCATCCGCTACTGGCGCCTCTGTTTCGTCTGCTGGCGCCGGGCATGGTGGCGAAAACGGCCTACGTGCAAGGTACTGGGCGCAAAAGCTGGCCACTGATCGAGCACGATTTGCGCCGTCACTGCCAGTCGCTGGCGTCTTGGCTCAGCGGCAAGCGCTGGTTGGTCGCCTATCAGCTCACCTTGGCCGACATTGCCGTCGCCAGCCAACTCAGTGCCATCATCGCTACACCGGAGGGTAAAGCCATTGTCGAGCCCTTTCCAGAAATTATCGCGTGGCTGGAGCGCGTCAACGAAGTGACTCTGCCGCCGGCTAACGCGGGCGCCTAA
- a CDS encoding MG2 domain-containing protein, with the protein MSRILTLLLSCVLAASVQAASFDCQQASQPIEQRICANDRISLQDERLAQRYQLLLSLDQQPDAIRQQQREWLAQRDQCQTDDCVLQHYQQRLQTLDQQYQQARYRQQPMSVSSVKEETWNNGAALVIRTTVPVDADKNWRRFLLVKQNDEPQSEDNWVLSDDGLKLIYPFVEPATQYHIEIKPGLSAINNKRIVRPGKHNLTTRRTQPSAAFSGGGHVLSSAVRQALPVTTLNVDAVDIRIHRLNDEQLARWSRWSFDSSERYYRLDEFAKHNPEVFAGRFDIEHQRNQRTTRNLDLSNIDAVQQPGAYLAVMQIAGRYEDNYQINFFTVSDIGVQLRKNAQQLRVNTHSIASGEVLTDVTISLYNDEELVAEQPVDKNGEAVFADYHSKGHTLIARRGDHMTVLRYDRRALDLSAYDNAVSRHSELQAFAWSPRDLYRRGERLEFNALLRDADGQAVDALPLEAKLIDPTGNRVAKATLQRQDAGHYEFNHTLSDSAKTGPWTLNLASSAKPNTVLASYEVKVEDFQPERLELKLFDGDHQARRMTDAGDELSIPVSSQYLYGAPASGNRVDGFVIAELDRKPLADWSSYIFGLEGERISRRRLTLQPTDLDGNGEAKLKVSLQHWKNLRSPLALIANVSVYESGGRPITRKATITHWGSDELVGLEPQFKLRPDNHSLVRFKAILADRSGELHSGDDFQLRLIREDRNYYWRYSDSEGWRWRYESLEFVEYSQNLEFNDDAPIDLALPVEYGDYRVEIYNDDNQLVNRYRFRTRWSGWRSSGDSLKPDQVQLAFEQQSYQPGDTATLLMTPATDGLAHITVESNDGVLWRGQREVQASGERIEIPTQSSWKRHDIYVTATVFTPGDMKHSVAPKRAFGFAHLPLRRTDAGLDVSLQVKDKITPRQPTKVTVNLADAEQHDDVWVRIAAVDVGVLNITRFNTPDPLGYLFGPRRYDYQLFDVYDRIIENAGFDYAAQRFGGGLVQSEAELVRGGEEPKNEVKIIAWQTEPVRLRDAQTEIELDIPDFNGRLRLMAVAWNEHSVGSAEAQTTVADPLVMQLSRPRFLALGDQSQLSLDVANLSGQSQTVEVTFSVGGMLKSQSWSQQLNLSDEQREVLTFPVLAQELGRGTIEASLSANDGEQTLKLEQQWALHSRAAYPALTERRQTVLEPGQSWDNDLTMEGMIASTVQAQLTLDNSPPIDTRGHFDSLLRYPYGCTEQTTSSGYPWALVTPDAARRFDLGKMLQQRFNEPYTDGLRRQQLEHAIKRLQPRQTSSGGFSLWSNGDARNWLSAYVGDFLTDAREAGATIPGGMLEDLQKHLQRYLRSELPLYSYRGDQHYGLATRAYAAYVLARSNKASLANLRRLQQEMEALQKDLKSGLPWAHLARAMQLSGDANAAASLFQRAKTISYEPGYYGDYGSALRDQALTFALLAAGGFDTAEPLLALFDEVQKRRWLSTQERNALFRASLALDENDQPLRSLIQLSDMEQNIDQEQAFRSLLDADQVSRLQRVTAQDQRQYLTLEMIAHPAVAPEPTQRGMAIERRYYNLDGDVITPERLATGELVVVELEVSTQGHYVRDGLVVDLLPAGLELENQNLANASVDLSKLMIRDQPLDGWQQRARVEHVEFRDDRFVAALPIDNYGRRYLYYLARAVTPGKYSVPTPFVEDMYRPYQHGIGETLPELVITP; encoded by the coding sequence ATGTCTCGTATTCTGACGCTGCTGCTGAGCTGCGTATTGGCAGCCTCGGTGCAGGCCGCCAGCTTTGATTGCCAGCAAGCCAGCCAACCGATAGAGCAGCGTATTTGCGCTAACGACCGTATTTCGTTGCAAGACGAACGCCTGGCGCAACGCTACCAGCTGCTGTTATCACTCGATCAACAGCCCGATGCCATCCGCCAGCAGCAACGAGAATGGTTGGCGCAGCGCGATCAATGCCAAACCGACGACTGTGTCTTGCAACACTACCAACAGCGCCTGCAGACGTTAGATCAGCAGTATCAGCAAGCACGTTATCGCCAGCAGCCTATGAGCGTCAGCTCGGTTAAAGAAGAAACCTGGAATAACGGCGCGGCGCTGGTGATTCGCACCACGGTGCCGGTCGATGCCGATAAAAATTGGCGTCGTTTTTTGCTGGTAAAACAAAACGACGAGCCGCAGTCAGAGGACAACTGGGTACTCAGTGACGACGGCTTAAAGCTGATTTATCCGTTTGTTGAGCCAGCAACGCAGTACCACATCGAAATCAAGCCCGGCCTCAGCGCCATCAATAACAAACGCATCGTGCGCCCCGGCAAACATAATCTGACCACCCGCCGTACCCAGCCCAGTGCCGCCTTTAGTGGCGGCGGTCATGTGCTGTCGAGTGCCGTACGTCAGGCTCTGCCGGTGACCACGCTGAACGTCGATGCCGTCGATATTCGCATTCACCGCCTCAATGACGAGCAGCTAGCACGTTGGAGCCGCTGGAGCTTTGACAGTAGCGAGCGCTACTACCGTTTGGACGAGTTTGCCAAGCACAACCCAGAGGTGTTCGCTGGCCGTTTTGATATCGAGCATCAGCGCAATCAACGCACCACCCGTAACCTGGACCTCAGCAACATTGACGCGGTGCAGCAGCCCGGTGCCTATTTGGCGGTGATGCAAATCGCCGGTCGTTACGAAGACAACTATCAAATCAACTTCTTCACCGTCAGTGATATCGGTGTGCAGCTGCGCAAAAACGCCCAACAGCTGCGAGTGAATACCCATTCCATCGCCTCCGGCGAGGTGCTGACCGATGTGACGATTTCACTCTACAACGACGAAGAGCTGGTGGCCGAGCAGCCGGTGGATAAAAACGGTGAAGCAGTATTTGCCGATTACCACAGTAAAGGCCACACCCTGATCGCCCGCCGCGGCGACCATATGACGGTGTTGCGCTACGACCGCCGGGCGCTGGATTTATCCGCCTACGACAACGCCGTCAGTCGCCACAGCGAGTTGCAGGCATTTGCCTGGTCACCGCGCGATTTGTATCGCCGTGGCGAGCGCTTGGAGTTTAACGCCCTACTGCGCGACGCCGATGGCCAAGCCGTCGATGCTCTGCCGCTGGAGGCCAAACTCATTGATCCCACCGGCAACCGGGTCGCCAAAGCCACCTTGCAACGCCAGGATGCTGGCCACTATGAGTTTAACCACACGCTCAGCGACAGCGCCAAAACCGGCCCCTGGACACTGAATCTGGCCAGCAGCGCCAAACCCAACACCGTGCTCGCCAGTTACGAAGTCAAGGTGGAAGACTTTCAGCCCGAACGACTCGAACTCAAACTGTTTGACGGCGATCATCAAGCCCGGCGCATGACGGATGCCGGTGATGAGCTGTCGATTCCGGTTAGCAGCCAATACCTTTACGGTGCCCCAGCGTCGGGCAACCGCGTCGATGGCTTTGTCATTGCCGAGTTGGATCGCAAACCACTGGCCGACTGGAGCAGCTATATTTTCGGCCTCGAAGGCGAAAGAATTTCACGCCGCCGCCTAACACTGCAGCCCACCGACCTCGACGGCAACGGCGAGGCCAAACTCAAAGTCTCGCTGCAACACTGGAAAAACTTACGCTCACCGCTGGCGCTGATTGCCAACGTCAGCGTGTATGAAAGTGGCGGCCGCCCCATCACCCGCAAAGCCACCATTACCCATTGGGGCAGCGATGAATTAGTGGGCCTGGAGCCACAGTTTAAGCTACGCCCAGACAACCACAGTTTGGTGCGTTTTAAAGCCATATTGGCTGATCGCAGCGGTGAGCTGCACTCAGGTGATGATTTCCAGCTGCGCTTAATTCGTGAAGACCGCAACTACTACTGGCGCTACTCCGATTCAGAGGGCTGGCGCTGGCGCTACGAGTCACTGGAGTTCGTCGAGTACAGTCAAAATCTTGAGTTTAATGACGACGCGCCCATCGACCTTGCTCTGCCGGTGGAATACGGCGATTACCGCGTCGAGATTTATAACGACGACAACCAACTGGTAAACCGCTATCGCTTCCGTACCCGTTGGAGCGGCTGGCGCAGCTCCGGCGATAGCTTAAAACCCGACCAGGTACAGCTGGCGTTTGAACAGCAAAGCTATCAGCCCGGCGACACCGCCACCTTGTTGATGACCCCAGCCACCGATGGCCTGGCACACATCACCGTCGAGAGTAACGACGGCGTATTGTGGCGCGGTCAGCGTGAGGTGCAGGCCAGCGGCGAGCGCATCGAGATTCCCACCCAATCGAGCTGGAAGCGCCACGATATATACGTCACCGCCACCGTCTTTACCCCAGGTGACATGAAGCACTCGGTGGCACCGAAGCGCGCCTTTGGTTTTGCCCATCTGCCGCTGCGCCGCACCGATGCCGGCCTGGATGTCAGCCTGCAGGTTAAAGACAAGATCACACCGCGCCAGCCAACCAAGGTTACCGTGAATCTGGCCGACGCCGAGCAACATGACGACGTCTGGGTGCGCATTGCCGCCGTCGATGTCGGTGTGCTCAACATTACTCGCTTCAACACGCCAGATCCGCTGGGGTATTTGTTTGGCCCCCGCCGCTATGACTATCAGCTGTTCGATGTGTACGACCGCATCATTGAAAACGCCGGTTTTGATTACGCTGCCCAGCGCTTTGGTGGTGGCCTGGTGCAATCGGAAGCCGAGCTGGTACGCGGCGGCGAAGAGCCGAAGAACGAAGTCAAAATCATCGCCTGGCAAACCGAGCCCGTGCGCCTTCGCGACGCTCAGACCGAGATCGAGCTGGATATTCCCGACTTTAATGGCCGCTTGCGGTTGATGGCAGTGGCTTGGAACGAACACAGCGTTGGCAGCGCCGAAGCACAAACCACCGTCGCCGACCCGCTGGTGATGCAGTTATCGCGGCCGCGCTTTTTAGCGTTGGGCGACCAATCGCAGCTGAGCTTGGATGTGGCCAACTTGTCTGGCCAAAGCCAAACCGTAGAAGTCACCTTCAGCGTTGGCGGCATGCTCAAGTCGCAAAGCTGGAGCCAACAGCTCAACCTCAGTGACGAGCAACGCGAGGTACTCACCTTTCCGGTGCTGGCACAAGAATTAGGACGCGGCACCATCGAAGCCAGCTTAAGCGCCAACGACGGCGAGCAAACCCTGAAACTGGAGCAGCAATGGGCCTTGCACAGCCGCGCCGCCTACCCGGCGTTAACTGAACGCCGCCAAACGGTACTGGAGCCGGGACAAAGCTGGGATAACGACCTCACGATGGAGGGCATGATCGCCAGCACAGTGCAGGCCCAGTTGACGCTGGACAACAGCCCGCCCATCGATACCCGTGGTCACTTTGATTCACTGTTGCGCTACCCCTATGGCTGCACCGAGCAAACGACGAGCAGCGGTTACCCTTGGGCATTGGTAACACCGGATGCTGCCCGACGTTTTGATCTAGGCAAAATGTTACAGCAGCGCTTTAACGAGCCTTACACCGACGGTCTGCGCCGCCAGCAACTGGAGCATGCGATTAAACGCCTGCAACCTCGTCAGACCAGCAGCGGCGGCTTTAGCCTGTGGTCCAATGGCGATGCGCGTAACTGGCTCAGCGCGTACGTTGGCGATTTCCTCACCGATGCACGCGAAGCCGGTGCCACCATCCCCGGCGGCATGCTGGAAGATCTGCAAAAGCATTTGCAGCGGTATTTACGCAGCGAACTGCCGCTGTATTCCTACCGTGGCGACCAGCATTATGGCCTGGCGACACGCGCCTACGCCGCCTACGTGCTGGCGCGCTCCAACAAGGCCTCGCTGGCGAACTTGCGTCGCTTGCAACAGGAAATGGAGGCGCTGCAGAAAGATTTGAAATCTGGCCTGCCGTGGGCACACCTAGCCCGTGCTATGCAGTTAAGTGGCGACGCCAACGCAGCAGCCAGCTTATTCCAGCGCGCCAAAACCATCAGCTATGAGCCGGGTTATTACGGCGATTACGGCAGCGCCTTGCGCGACCAGGCACTGACCTTTGCCTTGCTGGCAGCTGGCGGCTTTGATACCGCCGAGCCGTTATTGGCACTGTTTGATGAAGTGCAAAAACGTCGTTGGCTAAGCACACAGGAGCGCAATGCCTTGTTCCGCGCCTCACTGGCGTTAGATGAAAATGACCAGCCCCTGCGTAGCCTGATTCAACTCAGCGACATGGAGCAAAACATCGATCAGGAGCAGGCCTTCCGCAGCTTATTGGATGCCGATCAAGTGAGTCGCCTGCAGCGTGTAACCGCCCAGGATCAGCGTCAGTACCTTACCTTGGAAATGATCGCCCATCCGGCAGTTGCTCCAGAGCCAACCCAGCGCGGCATGGCGATTGAGCGTCGCTACTACAACCTGGATGGCGATGTCATCACACCCGAGCGCTTGGCGACCGGTGAGTTGGTGGTGGTAGAGCTGGAAGTCTCCACGCAAGGTCACTATGTACGCGATGGCCTAGTGGTGGATTTGCTGCCCGCCGGGCTAGAGCTGGAGAATCAGAACCTCGCCAATGCCAGTGTCGATTTGAGCAAATTGATGATTCGTGACCAACCGCTGGATGGCTGGCAGCAACGCGCTCGGGTCGAGCATGTCGAGTTCCGCGATGATCGCTTTGTCGCCGCTCTGCCAATCGACAACTATGGCCGCCGCTATTTGTATTATCTGGCGCGGGCGGTGACACCAGGCAAGTATTCGGTGCCCACGCCGTTTGTTGAAGATATGTATCGCCCGTATCAACACGGCATTGGTGAAACCCTGCCTGAGCTGGTGATTACGCCCTAA
- the pbpC gene encoding penicillin-binding protein 1C: MRRRLTWALLALLAVPPLVLLLIDWLAPVDLQPRAGATLVVDHQGEPLRRFADQRGVWRYPTTIEQVSDNYLQALLTYEDRWFYQHPGVNPLALVRAAGQFLRHGEIISGGSTLTMQVARLRYPQQRGLLGKLVQMVRAVQIDWHFSKRDILTYYLNHAPFGGPIEGVETASRHYFGHSARWLTDAQAALLAGLPQAPSWYHPRRHPERALQQRNKVLERLATFGQLTSEQLQQALQEPISLAEVSTPLKAPILARRLRQQWPQQGRIQTYIDAELQHALANLASEARQRLPAGASVAILVVEHGSGAVKAYVGSAKFGDRSRFGHVDMVSALRSPGSTLKPFIYALAMDKGLIHSDSLLMDVPLPFGDYRPENFLHGFSGPVSVRHALQRSLNIPAVQVLEQLGPAGFYADLHTAGTELQLPIGAGPSLALALGGVATSLQELVQLYTALGNGGQVLPLRWSDADTNLHRPRPLLSPASAWMTRQLLLDRQQPGLAVKTGTSSGLQDTWAVASTVSHTLGVWVGQPDNTNMSGHHGSATALPLLRAAARLLPRSEQRWHDKPDNVSRQTICWPSGQQRAAELCDEALDAWLIDGQQPRSWHHTRALTSQDNRSERTLRVASDSGLRLGLGCELPARSKTVAIWPAPLQPWLPPDWQTQNRIAAIDPRCQRQQALLQAEPLRITGLADGSHIRRHASTQQQPTLRVRAVGGQPDWYWFLNGRLLDERGQTLTLPLPSAGRYQISVSDQAGSSDQISFVVEAS, translated from the coding sequence ATGCGACGGCGGCTCACCTGGGCGCTGCTAGCGCTGCTGGCGGTGCCGCCACTCGTGTTGTTGCTGATCGACTGGCTGGCGCCGGTCGATTTGCAGCCGCGTGCCGGTGCCACCCTGGTGGTCGATCATCAAGGCGAGCCGCTGCGGCGCTTTGCCGATCAACGCGGTGTATGGCGCTACCCCACTACTATCGAGCAGGTGTCAGACAACTACCTGCAAGCCCTGCTGACCTATGAAGATCGCTGGTTTTACCAACATCCGGGCGTCAACCCATTGGCCTTGGTGCGCGCAGCCGGGCAGTTTTTGCGCCACGGTGAAATCATCTCGGGTGGCTCCACCTTAACCATGCAAGTGGCGCGCTTGCGCTACCCGCAACAACGCGGCTTATTGGGCAAGTTGGTGCAAATGGTGCGCGCTGTGCAAATCGATTGGCACTTCAGTAAGCGCGACATCTTGACCTATTACCTCAATCACGCGCCTTTTGGTGGCCCCATCGAAGGGGTCGAAACCGCCAGTCGCCACTATTTTGGCCACAGTGCACGCTGGCTCACCGATGCCCAAGCAGCGCTGCTGGCTGGGTTACCGCAAGCACCGAGTTGGTATCACCCACGCCGCCACCCTGAACGTGCCTTGCAACAGCGCAACAAGGTATTAGAGCGACTGGCAACGTTCGGGCAGTTGACCAGCGAGCAGCTGCAACAAGCTTTGCAAGAGCCGATCAGCTTGGCCGAGGTATCGACGCCGTTAAAGGCACCGATTCTGGCGCGACGCTTGCGTCAACAGTGGCCACAGCAAGGCCGCATTCAAACTTATATCGACGCTGAGCTGCAGCATGCTCTGGCCAATTTGGCCAGCGAAGCCCGCCAGCGTCTGCCGGCCGGGGCGTCGGTGGCGATATTGGTGGTCGAGCATGGCAGCGGTGCCGTTAAAGCGTATGTGGGTTCGGCCAAGTTTGGTGACCGCAGCCGCTTTGGCCATGTGGACATGGTCAGCGCCCTGCGCTCGCCCGGCTCGACGCTAAAGCCGTTTATTTATGCCCTGGCCATGGATAAGGGCCTGATCCACAGCGACAGCCTACTGATGGACGTGCCGCTGCCCTTTGGTGATTACCGCCCCGAGAATTTTTTGCACGGTTTCAGCGGCCCGGTGAGCGTGCGCCATGCTCTGCAACGCTCATTAAACATTCCTGCTGTACAGGTGTTAGAGCAGCTCGGCCCCGCCGGCTTTTATGCCGATCTGCACACCGCCGGCACGGAGTTACAGCTGCCCATCGGCGCAGGCCCCAGCTTGGCGTTAGCCTTGGGCGGCGTTGCCACGTCACTGCAAGAGCTGGTGCAACTATATACAGCACTGGGCAACGGTGGGCAGGTGCTGCCGCTGCGCTGGAGTGATGCCGATACCAACCTTCATCGGCCAAGACCACTGCTCAGCCCAGCCAGTGCCTGGATGACTCGGCAACTGTTGCTGGATCGCCAGCAACCGGGACTGGCGGTGAAAACCGGCACCAGCTCTGGCCTGCAAGATACTTGGGCGGTGGCCTCGACGGTCAGCCATACCTTGGGGGTGTGGGTTGGCCAGCCGGACAACACCAATATGAGCGGCCACCACGGCAGTGCCACTGCCTTACCGCTGCTGCGCGCCGCCGCACGATTATTGCCACGCAGTGAGCAGCGCTGGCATGACAAACCGGATAACGTCAGTCGGCAAACGATTTGCTGGCCCAGCGGCCAGCAACGAGCGGCCGAGTTGTGTGATGAAGCCTTGGATGCCTGGCTGATCGATGGCCAGCAGCCGCGCAGCTGGCACCACACCCGTGCTCTCACCAGCCAAGACAACCGCAGTGAGCGTACGCTCAGAGTGGCCAGCGACAGCGGTCTGCGCCTTGGCCTTGGCTGTGAGCTGCCTGCGCGCAGCAAAACCGTGGCGATCTGGCCAGCACCGCTGCAGCCGTGGCTGCCACCCGACTGGCAGACACAAAACCGCATTGCGGCCATAGATCCACGTTGTCAGCGCCAGCAGGCCTTGTTGCAGGCGGAGCCGTTGCGCATCACGGGGCTTGCCGACGGCAGTCATATACGCCGTCACGCCAGTACGCAGCAGCAGCCGACGCTGCGTGTGCGAGCCGTCGGCGGTCAGCCGGATTGGTATTGGTTTTTAAATGGACGCTTGTTAGACGAGCGCGGTCAAACGCTGACCCTGCCTTTGCCAAGCGCCGGACGCTATCAAATCAGCGTCAGCGACCAAGCTGGCAGCAGTGATCAAATCAGTTTTGTGGTGGAGGCGAGCTAG
- a CDS encoding LLM class flavin-dependent oxidoreductase: MASLANLPISLLDLASVPTGMDIPATLQRLQRYAQRADELGFKRFWLAEHHNMEGIASSATAVLIGQLAAHTHNIRIGSGGIMLPNHPPLVVAEQFGTLDALYPGRIDLGLGRAPGTDPITSRALRRDDMRAERFPEEIAELQALLGPEQTNKRVKAYPGANSQVEMFLLGSSLFSAQLAAERGLPYAFAGHFAPRLAQQALELYRTHFQPSSSLTEPYAILCLPLILAEDDAQARYLATSSQQRVLALMQGQPLYLPPPVDNMDEHWSVMQQAQVQDFLALSVVGGPVSARSKLESLLAQMPVDELMFTNDIYDEQLRLHALDLAAELVSE, encoded by the coding sequence ATGGCAAGCTTGGCAAATCTTCCTATTTCCCTGTTGGATCTGGCTTCTGTGCCTACGGGCATGGACATCCCTGCAACGTTGCAACGGCTGCAACGCTACGCTCAGCGTGCCGATGAGTTGGGCTTTAAACGCTTCTGGCTGGCCGAGCATCACAACATGGAAGGCATTGCCTCCAGTGCCACCGCGGTGTTGATTGGCCAGTTGGCAGCGCATACACACAATATTCGCATTGGCTCGGGTGGCATTATGTTGCCCAATCATCCACCGCTGGTGGTGGCCGAACAGTTTGGCACCCTAGATGCTTTGTATCCGGGCCGCATCGACCTAGGCTTGGGGCGCGCACCAGGTACCGACCCTATCACCAGCCGTGCATTGCGCCGCGATGACATGCGTGCTGAACGCTTTCCCGAAGAAATCGCCGAGTTGCAAGCTTTGCTCGGCCCAGAGCAAACCAACAAGCGTGTGAAGGCTTATCCTGGAGCCAACAGCCAAGTAGAGATGTTTTTGCTCGGTTCGAGTTTGTTTAGCGCACAGCTCGCTGCCGAGCGCGGCTTGCCTTACGCCTTTGCCGGGCACTTCGCACCGCGCTTGGCGCAGCAAGCGTTGGAGTTGTATCGCACTCACTTCCAACCATCGTCCTCGCTGACAGAGCCCTACGCCATCTTGTGTTTGCCGCTGATATTGGCCGAGGACGATGCTCAGGCGCGCTATTTGGCCACCAGCTCCCAGCAGCGGGTATTGGCCTTGATGCAAGGCCAGCCACTGTATTTACCGCCGCCAGTCGACAATATGGATGAACACTGGAGCGTGATGCAGCAGGCGCAGGTGCAGGATTTTCTGGCCTTATCCGTCGTCGGTGGGCCGGTGAGCGCGCGCTCCAAACTCGAGAGCTTGCTGGCGCAAATGCCGGTGGATGAGCTGATGTTCACCAATGATATTTATGATGAACAGCTTCGCTTACATGCGTTAGACTTGGCTGCTGAATTAGTGTCTGAGTGA